One genomic segment of Mastomys coucha isolate ucsf_1 unplaced genomic scaffold, UCSF_Mcou_1 pScaffold22, whole genome shotgun sequence includes these proteins:
- the Orc6 gene encoding origin recognition complex subunit 6 isoform X1: MECELVRRLAPRLGLAEPSVLRKAEEYLRLSKVKCVGLSAHSSETSNAIICLDLAASCRKCPLDRAYLIKLSGLNKKMYQSCLKSFECLLGLNSNIGIRDLAVQFSCTEAVNLAAEILQSYESGLPETQRADLDLSRPLFTTAALLSACRILKIKVDKTKMITTSGVKKAIFDRLCKQLEKIGQQINRDSADLASPALKKKKQGLEPPAKEMEIIETPHKLPKDEDLTQDYEEWKRKILENAAKAQTATVE, from the exons ATGGAGTGCGAGCTGGTACGGCGCCTAGCCCCGCGCCTCGGCCTTGCGGAGCCGAGTGTACTGAG GAAAGCAGAGGAGTACTTGCGTCTGTCTAAGGTGAAGTGTGTCGGTCTGTCTGCACATAGCTCAGAAACCAGCAATGCCATCATATGCCTGGACCTTGCAGCTTCCTGTAGGAAGTGCCCCTTGGATCGA GCGTATTTAATTAAGCTCTCCGGTTTGAACAAGAAGATGTATCAGAGCTGCCTTAAATCTTTCGAGTGTTTACTAGGATTAAATTCAAATATTGGAATAAGAGACCTAGCTGTCCAGTTCAGCTGTACAGAAGCAGTGAACTTGGCTGCAGAGATACTGCaaag CTACGAGTCTGGTCTTCCTGAAACACAGCGAGCAGATCTTGACTTGTCCAGGCCGCTTTTCACCACTGCAGCACTACTGTCGGCATGCAG AATTCTAAAGATAAAGGTGGATAAAACCAAAATGATAACTACATCCGGTGTGAAAAAAGCAATATTTGATCGACTGTGTAAGCAGTTAGAAAAGATTGGGCAGCAGATTAACA gaGACTCTGCAGATTTAGCCAGTCCCgcactgaagaaaaagaagcaagggCTTGAACCACCAGCAAAAG aaatggaaataatAGAAACCCCACATAAACTACCGAAAGATGAAGATCTGACACAGGATTATGAGGAATGGAAAAGGAAGATTTTGGAAAATGCTGCCAAAGCTCAAACAGCCACAGTGGAGTGA
- the Orc6 gene encoding origin recognition complex subunit 6 isoform X2: MYQSCLKSFECLLGLNSNIGIRDLAVQFSCTEAVNLAAEILQSYESGLPETQRADLDLSRPLFTTAALLSACRILKIKVDKTKMITTSGVKKAIFDRLCKQLEKIGQQINRDSADLASPALKKKKQGLEPPAKEMEIIETPHKLPKDEDLTQDYEEWKRKILENAAKAQTATVE; the protein is encoded by the exons ATGTATCAGAGCTGCCTTAAATCTTTCGAGTGTTTACTAGGATTAAATTCAAATATTGGAATAAGAGACCTAGCTGTCCAGTTCAGCTGTACAGAAGCAGTGAACTTGGCTGCAGAGATACTGCaaag CTACGAGTCTGGTCTTCCTGAAACACAGCGAGCAGATCTTGACTTGTCCAGGCCGCTTTTCACCACTGCAGCACTACTGTCGGCATGCAG AATTCTAAAGATAAAGGTGGATAAAACCAAAATGATAACTACATCCGGTGTGAAAAAAGCAATATTTGATCGACTGTGTAAGCAGTTAGAAAAGATTGGGCAGCAGATTAACA gaGACTCTGCAGATTTAGCCAGTCCCgcactgaagaaaaagaagcaagggCTTGAACCACCAGCAAAAG aaatggaaataatAGAAACCCCACATAAACTACCGAAAGATGAAGATCTGACACAGGATTATGAGGAATGGAAAAGGAAGATTTTGGAAAATGCTGCCAAAGCTCAAACAGCCACAGTGGAGTGA